Genomic DNA from Candidatus Koribacter versatilis Ellin345:
CCTTTACTTCTGCGCCGGAGCAGAACATCAAGAGCAGCAGGCCGAGATTGTAGAGGAACGAAAGAATCAGCTCGTACTTTTGTCCCACAGGGCCAGAACCAGCGAAGATCGCTTGCGAAATGCGTGGCGCGAAGTGGCCGAGCAGCGACGGGCCAAGCAGCACGCCGGCGAGGATCTCACCAATGACCTTCGGCTGCCGCATTCGCTGGAATAGATATCCAAGCAGTTGCGCGCTGGCGATGACGACGAACAGGAGAAGCGTAAGCGAGCCGAATTCCGCTGTACTCATGTGTCCCGGAGCCCTTTGTGTCTGGAATTCTGCCGCGAACGCGGCGCGACGATTCTCCCTACAGGAGGAGGCGCTTTCCGTCTGTACGTAGGATGAGGGCTGCTGCAATGCGGTTGTCATCAAAATGGGGCCAATCCTCGCTGCCGCGAGCTTCTGGGACTAGAATTTCCTCGTGGCCCTGCCGGTTCTTTCCCGTCGCTCGTTCTTGTCCTCCGCTTCGCTCGCTGCCGCCAGCCTGCCGTTCCTCCGCTCCTCCGCATTTGCGATTTCGAGCGTCCCGCTCGACGAGTTTGGCTATGGCGACGTCTCCCTTGAGAGCGAGTTACACAATCGTCAGTTCCAGAACACGCACGATGTTCTGATGGGCTTGGAAGATGACGCGCTGCTCAAGCCGTTTCGCGCCATGGTCGGCCAGCCCCCGCCGGGGCGCGACCTCGGTGGCTGGTATTGCTTCGATCCGAACTACAACCCGAATGATGTTGGCGTGGGCTTTGCGCCGACCGCAACCTTTGGGCAGTGGATCTCGGCGCTTTCACGTTCTTATGCGCTTCGTCCTGATCCGGCAGTGCGGGACAAAGTGATTCGGCTCAACCGGCTTTACGCGCAGACCATTTCACCTGAGTTTTACGGCCTGAAGAACCGCTTCCCCGCGTACTGCTACGACAAGCTGGTTTGCGGATTGATCGACGCTCATCAATATGTCGGAGATCCCGATGCGCTCAAAATTCTGGAGCGCACGACCGACACCGCGACTCCCTTGCTGCCGGGCCACGCGGTTGAGCACGGTACGGTTTGGCGGAGCGTGAAGGACGACGGTTACACCTGGGACGAGTCGTACACGATCTCGGAGAACTTGTTCCTCGCCTATCGTCGCGGGGCTGGGGATCGCTATCGCGCGCTGGGAAAGCAGTATCTCGACGACACCTACTACAACCCGCTGGCCGAGGGCCGCAGCGATCTTGAGGGACGGCATGCCTATAGCCACGTGAACTCGCTTTGCTCGGCGATGCAGGCGTATCTCACACTCGGTGACGAAAAGTATTTCCGCGCGGCGAAAAACGGCTTCGACTTTGTGCTGGCGCAAAGCTACGCTACGGGCGGATGGGGCGCCGATGAAACTCTGCGTGCGCCGAACAGCCCCGAAGTCGCCAAGAGTCTTACAGGGACCCATCATTCGTTCGAGACACCCTGCGGTTCGTATGCGCACTTCAAACTCACGCGCTATCTGCTGCGCGTGACCCGCGACTCGCGCTATGGCGACAGCATGGAACGCGTGATGTACAACACCATCCTCGGCGCGCTGCCGCTGATGCCCGACGGCCGCACGTTCTACTACTCCGACTACAACTTCAAGGGCAGCAAGTTCTACCACGACGCGCGCTGGCCCTGCTGCTCCGGCACTATGCCGCAGATCGCGACCGACTACGGCATCAGCACGTATCTTCGCGACCCACAGGGGATCTACGTCAACCTGTATATTCCATCGACGGTGCGCTGGCAGCAGGACGGGGCCCAAGTTTCCCTCACACAGAAGACCGCGTATCCGTTCGATCCGGTTGTCGAGATTGAACTTTCGACCACGAAGCAGCGAGAGTTCGAGGTTCACCTGCGGATTCCGGCCTGGGCTGAGCAGGCATCCATCGAGGTAAACGGAAAGCGGGAAGGGGTACCCGTAGCGGAGCGGTTCGCGACCATCCGGCGGACTTGGAAGAACGGCGATCGGATTCAGTTGGAGCTCCCGCTCAAGAAT
This window encodes:
- a CDS encoding beta-L-arabinofuranosidase domain-containing protein; its protein translation is MSSASLAAASLPFLRSSAFAISSVPLDEFGYGDVSLESELHNRQFQNTHDVLMGLEDDALLKPFRAMVGQPPPGRDLGGWYCFDPNYNPNDVGVGFAPTATFGQWISALSRSYALRPDPAVRDKVIRLNRLYAQTISPEFYGLKNRFPAYCYDKLVCGLIDAHQYVGDPDALKILERTTDTATPLLPGHAVEHGTVWRSVKDDGYTWDESYTISENLFLAYRRGAGDRYRALGKQYLDDTYYNPLAEGRSDLEGRHAYSHVNSLCSAMQAYLTLGDEKYFRAAKNGFDFVLAQSYATGGWGADETLRAPNSPEVAKSLTGTHHSFETPCGSYAHFKLTRYLLRVTRDSRYGDSMERVMYNTILGALPLMPDGRTFYYSDYNFKGSKFYHDARWPCCSGTMPQIATDYGISTYLRDPQGIYVNLYIPSTVRWQQDGAQVSLTQKTAYPFDPVVEIELSTTKQREFEVHLRIPAWAEQASIEVNGKREGVPVAERFATIRRTWKNGDRIQLELPLKNRLEPLNRERAKLVALLNGPLVLFPIGEKAQQLTQGQLLAAKRAGSAWRAESTGGPVKLLPWTEIQDQPYSTYVQLA